A single window of Pseudomonas lijiangensis DNA harbors:
- a CDS encoding LysR substrate-binding domain-containing protein, translating to MQIKWLDDLLAIAEWKNFSRAAEVRCVTQSALSRRIRSLEEWVGVELVDRGTYPVRLTAAGSAFCEESREVLAGLLRLRSTLREVERMPGRSIQVTAGHSLSMTFLPKWLSQFQQHNEQFNARVVAANIHDAVIALEEGSCDLMIVYHHPLAPILLNAERFGSLALGHDAFIPLCAPDKRGQPLYRLPGSAARPVPHLAYTATTFLGRVADIVIKNGPTPVKLERCYEADMAMLLMRMAIEGYGVAWLPQSAVVNELERGLLVRAGGEEWSTRLEIRSYCAIANQNPTMRNLWKTLEGASRHVVESVP from the coding sequence ATGCAAATCAAATGGCTGGACGATCTTCTGGCGATTGCCGAGTGGAAGAATTTCTCTCGTGCGGCCGAAGTTCGCTGCGTCACCCAATCGGCCCTGTCGCGACGCATTCGATCACTGGAGGAGTGGGTGGGTGTGGAGCTGGTCGATCGCGGCACTTATCCCGTGCGGCTGACAGCTGCCGGAAGCGCCTTCTGCGAGGAAAGTCGTGAGGTGCTGGCGGGCTTGCTGAGGCTGCGCTCAACCTTGCGTGAAGTTGAACGCATGCCAGGACGCTCCATTCAGGTGACTGCCGGGCACAGCCTGTCGATGACGTTTCTGCCCAAATGGCTTTCGCAGTTTCAGCAACACAATGAGCAATTCAACGCACGGGTCGTGGCTGCCAACATCCATGACGCCGTGATTGCCCTGGAGGAGGGCAGTTGCGACCTGATGATCGTCTATCACCATCCTCTTGCGCCGATCCTGCTGAACGCCGAACGTTTCGGCAGCCTGGCACTGGGGCATGACGCCTTCATTCCCTTGTGTGCCCCGGACAAGAGAGGTCAGCCTCTTTACCGCCTGCCGGGCAGCGCTGCAAGACCCGTCCCGCACCTTGCCTATACCGCGACCACCTTCCTTGGACGCGTCGCCGATATCGTCATCAAGAATGGCCCGACGCCCGTCAAACTTGAGCGCTGCTACGAAGCGGACATGGCCATGCTCCTGATGCGCATGGCCATCGAAGGCTACGGCGTGGCCTGGCTGCCGCAAAGCGCGGTTGTCAACGAGCTTGAACGAGGGCTGCTGGTGAGAGCCGGTGGCGAAGAGTGGAGCACCCGCCTGGAAATCCGCTCGTATTGCGCGATAGCGAATCAGAATCCGACCATGCGTAATCTCTGGAAAACGCTGGAAGGGGCTTCGCGGCATGTGGTGGAGTCTGTGCCTTGA
- a CDS encoding bpX6 domain-containing protein, translated as MTHIATNGIHQPVLRGQQAVAGLWFPAERFDEAERRQLLLTYWLPGSSAWCFEQGDLIRWSEPQRLQCEQLLGWPLVLINRTLCSAPLQKHEYGQLPTGDLWLVRNSQVETLDLKDATAIEPGQWLDINAYTLLDTYDCSAVLPEPVMPPLNASPDIREVLGNTVGAPPSERDEIMEAMRTGGAPAGKTSRPIVSTALKIILGLTVAVALFNLLPDAADSTAKIQDLAPAASTGHSAASNYLLIALVASGFFIGRWLMQSGLLQRSGQATSRHAPAAPSTAARHGSSDIPARRKKRRFTPSLVDKWLTRLTNASRLNLLFGKRQADYLQRMLDMFEEGNLNEALRHAIPLGSDAGERKQSFATPKPRADLKLRQQQESGASIGSSEDFQDLLRKTYRTSFEKLDREGRIDEAVFVLAELLKVHQEALDYLERHKRYRQSAELALAWDMPAATIVRHLCLTDDWQRAIQVARRDNAFEAAVTSMESKWPEHAQRLRLEWAEALADKGEWIKAVDVIWSLTHERPRAAQLLLNAEAGGEKLAAQALVKRAMLLPDTLQAYESFLTELRNDPARKTERLAIARALIANRKHTKTCAWLTTIFLGAIAADQQLESAGLQQLAKLSNDPLMQADLPRLSFKPLPSLPLREAPDIYHWQAPAPGVRDIADAVPLDDLRSLIALGESGVLILDAQGRTLCHFAVPAQRLILAESRQVALAVTRRGELWRVSKLDLLNRKVHDLGVLAMDDFARQFDGIGWTIGKGNHVRVVDTSPGFGTLWHIDNLPGTVVGVFANASSEHLLLSDPGGNLQCWRYQLPGRRLQARDELPLNLRKGSSLAFGLAGEPIEYWLNGPEAPEPVIMIEHSGRCAGYSLPGLDRNAIDCPCIYLGSEWMVVAYATSDGNQQLRFFRRTDDYTYACIDWPGREHIRVNCIAGQWTAFDAQGRLFCLNVEDARPRGLSIV; from the coding sequence ATGACACACATTGCCACCAACGGGATACACCAACCGGTATTGCGGGGACAGCAGGCAGTCGCAGGGCTGTGGTTTCCGGCAGAGCGTTTTGATGAAGCAGAACGAAGACAACTGCTGCTGACGTATTGGCTGCCCGGCTCCAGTGCCTGGTGTTTCGAGCAAGGCGACCTGATTCGCTGGAGCGAGCCACAACGCTTGCAGTGCGAACAGTTGCTGGGCTGGCCTCTGGTGCTGATAAACCGGACCCTGTGCTCGGCACCTTTGCAGAAGCATGAGTATGGCCAGCTGCCGACAGGCGACCTCTGGCTGGTGCGCAACTCCCAAGTCGAAACTCTGGACCTGAAAGATGCGACGGCCATCGAGCCCGGCCAATGGCTGGATATCAACGCCTACACCTTGCTCGACACTTACGATTGCAGTGCTGTCTTGCCAGAACCCGTCATGCCACCGCTGAATGCGTCCCCTGATATTCGGGAAGTTCTGGGCAATACCGTCGGCGCACCACCGAGTGAACGGGACGAGATCATGGAGGCCATGCGGACCGGCGGTGCCCCTGCTGGAAAGACTTCCAGACCAATCGTCAGCACAGCATTGAAAATAATCCTGGGGCTGACCGTGGCTGTCGCCTTGTTCAACCTGCTGCCGGATGCCGCAGATAGCACTGCAAAGATCCAGGATCTCGCCCCGGCGGCCTCAACCGGTCACTCGGCAGCAAGCAACTACCTGCTGATTGCGCTGGTGGCGTCGGGATTCTTCATCGGTCGCTGGCTGATGCAATCCGGTTTATTGCAGCGTTCCGGCCAGGCGACTTCCCGCCACGCACCTGCTGCACCTTCAACAGCTGCAAGACATGGCTCTTCGGATATCCCGGCACGTCGCAAGAAACGCCGCTTCACGCCCAGCCTTGTCGATAAATGGCTGACACGCCTGACTAACGCATCGCGCCTCAATCTGTTGTTTGGCAAACGCCAGGCCGATTATCTGCAGCGCATGCTCGATATGTTTGAAGAAGGCAACCTGAATGAAGCCCTGCGCCATGCAATCCCTCTGGGCAGCGATGCAGGCGAGCGTAAACAGTCCTTTGCCACACCAAAACCTCGTGCCGATCTGAAGCTGAGGCAACAGCAGGAATCAGGTGCGTCCATCGGGTCCTCTGAAGACTTTCAAGACCTGCTGCGCAAGACCTACCGCACCAGCTTCGAGAAGCTGGACCGCGAAGGGCGTATCGATGAAGCGGTGTTTGTACTTGCCGAACTGCTCAAGGTGCATCAGGAAGCTCTCGACTATCTGGAACGTCACAAGCGCTACAGACAAAGCGCTGAGCTGGCACTGGCATGGGACATGCCAGCAGCAACCATAGTGCGCCACCTCTGTCTGACTGATGACTGGCAACGCGCAATTCAGGTAGCCCGACGCGACAATGCATTCGAAGCGGCTGTGACATCCATGGAAAGCAAATGGCCGGAGCATGCGCAACGCTTGCGCCTGGAGTGGGCAGAGGCGCTGGCAGACAAGGGTGAATGGATAAAAGCGGTAGATGTGATCTGGAGCCTGACTCATGAACGCCCACGAGCAGCCCAATTGCTTTTGAATGCCGAGGCTGGCGGAGAAAAACTGGCAGCCCAGGCACTGGTAAAAAGAGCCATGCTTCTGCCCGATACCCTGCAGGCTTATGAGTCCTTCCTGACAGAGCTACGCAATGACCCGGCCCGCAAAACCGAGCGTCTGGCCATCGCCCGGGCCCTTATCGCCAACCGCAAACACACAAAAACCTGCGCATGGCTCACAACCATCTTCCTGGGCGCAATTGCAGCCGATCAGCAACTGGAATCTGCTGGCCTGCAACAGTTGGCAAAGTTGAGCAATGATCCCTTGATGCAAGCCGACCTGCCCAGACTGAGTTTTAAACCTTTGCCTTCCTTGCCGTTACGGGAAGCACCCGACATTTACCACTGGCAAGCACCTGCGCCGGGTGTCAGAGACATAGCTGATGCGGTGCCTCTGGACGATCTGCGCAGCCTGATTGCATTGGGTGAAAGTGGCGTCCTAATACTTGATGCACAGGGACGCACCCTGTGTCATTTCGCGGTCCCCGCCCAGCGCCTGATCCTGGCCGAAAGCAGACAAGTAGCTTTGGCCGTGACTCGTCGAGGTGAACTGTGGCGCGTCAGCAAGCTGGATCTTTTGAACAGAAAGGTGCACGACCTGGGCGTATTGGCGATGGATGACTTTGCCCGCCAGTTCGATGGGATCGGCTGGACTATCGGCAAAGGCAATCATGTGCGCGTGGTCGACACGTCCCCGGGCTTTGGCACCCTATGGCACATAGACAATCTGCCGGGAACGGTGGTCGGGGTCTTTGCCAATGCCAGCAGCGAACATCTGTTGCTGAGTGACCCCGGCGGCAATCTGCAATGCTGGCGCTACCAGCTTCCGGGCCGCCGCTTGCAGGCGCGCGACGAATTGCCCCTGAACCTGCGTAAAGGCTCTTCACTTGCTTTCGGGCTGGCTGGCGAACCCATCGAATACTGGCTCAACGGCCCTGAAGCCCCCGAGCCGGTCATCATGATCGAACACAGCGGTCGGTGCGCGGGATACAGCTTGCCAGGCCTGGACCGCAATGCCATCGACTGTCCCTGTATCTACCTGGGTAGTGAATGGATGGTGGTGGCTTACGCGACCAGCGATGGCAATCAGCAACTGCGCTTTTTCAGACGCACCGACGATTACACCTACGCCTGTATCGACTGGCCCGGACGCGAACACATCCGGGTGAATTGCATCGCCGGACAGTGGACAGCCTTCGATGCCCAGGGCCGGTTGTTCTGCCTGAATGTCGAAGACGCAAGGCCACGCGGGCTCAGTATCGTGTGA
- a CDS encoding dicarboxylate/amino acid:cation symporter, translating into MKKNRLPRQIAMGIALGVLVGWACHHFAGNEQNARQIASYFSMATDIFLRMIKMIIAPLVFATLVGGIASMGSSKSVGRIGMRAMIWFVTASVISLAIGMGLVNLFQPGAGLNMEVAQHASAAVPVNTGDFSLKVFISHVFPRSIAEAMANNEILQIVVFSLFFGFALAGVKRAGYTRITDTIDELAKVMFKITDYVMALAPIGVFAAIASAITTQGLGLLVDYGKLIAEFYLGIVILWAVLFGAGYLFLGHSVFTLGKLIREPVLLAFSTASSESAYPKTMEALEKFGAPKRVSSFVLPLGYSFNLDGSMMYQAFAIMFIAQAYNIDLSFTQQLLILLTLMITSKGMAGVARASVVVVAATLPMFNLPEAGLLLIIGIDQFLDMARTATNVVGNSIATAVVAKSEPHEEPDNEEVSTRSGQPVPVA; encoded by the coding sequence GTGAAGAAAAACAGACTTCCACGTCAAATCGCGATGGGCATTGCATTGGGCGTGCTGGTGGGTTGGGCGTGTCACCATTTTGCTGGAAACGAGCAGAACGCCAGGCAGATCGCTTCGTACTTTTCGATGGCCACCGATATTTTCCTGCGCATGATCAAGATGATCATCGCTCCGCTGGTTTTTGCGACGCTGGTCGGCGGCATTGCCAGCATGGGGAGTTCAAAGTCCGTCGGGCGAATCGGTATGCGGGCCATGATCTGGTTCGTGACCGCCTCGGTGATTTCACTGGCCATCGGCATGGGCCTGGTCAACCTGTTCCAGCCGGGAGCCGGGCTCAACATGGAAGTTGCCCAACATGCATCGGCTGCCGTCCCGGTCAATACCGGCGACTTCAGCCTGAAGGTGTTTATCAGTCATGTGTTCCCCCGCAGCATTGCCGAAGCCATGGCCAATAACGAAATTCTGCAGATCGTGGTGTTCTCGCTGTTCTTCGGCTTTGCGCTGGCAGGCGTCAAGCGCGCCGGTTACACGCGAATCACCGACACCATCGATGAACTGGCCAAAGTGATGTTCAAGATCACCGACTACGTCATGGCCCTGGCACCCATTGGTGTGTTTGCCGCCATCGCCTCGGCGATCACCACTCAGGGGCTTGGTCTGCTGGTCGACTACGGCAAGCTGATCGCCGAGTTCTATCTGGGAATTGTCATCCTCTGGGCCGTGCTCTTTGGTGCCGGCTACCTGTTCCTCGGGCATTCCGTTTTCACCCTGGGCAAGCTGATCCGCGAACCCGTTCTGCTGGCGTTTTCGACAGCCAGTAGCGAATCCGCCTATCCGAAAACCATGGAAGCCCTGGAAAAGTTCGGTGCGCCCAAACGGGTTTCCAGCTTCGTGTTGCCGCTGGGTTATTCGTTCAACCTCGATGGTTCGATGATGTACCAGGCCTTCGCCATCATGTTCATCGCCCAGGCTTACAACATCGACCTGAGTTTCACTCAGCAACTGTTGATTCTGCTGACGTTGATGATCACCAGCAAAGGCATGGCAGGCGTGGCACGAGCCTCGGTGGTCGTGGTCGCCGCAACCCTGCCGATGTTCAACCTTCCGGAAGCCGGATTGCTACTGATCATCGGTATCGATCAGTTCCTGGACATGGCGCGCACTGCCACCAACGTCGTGGGCAACAGCATCGCCACTGCCGTGGTTGCAAAATCGGAGCCCCACGAAGAACCGGATAACGAAGAAGTGAGTACCCGATCCGGACAGCCGGTCCCGGTTGCCTGA